Within the Solwaraspora sp. WMMA2056 genome, the region CGGCTACCCGGTCTACCTGTCGACGAAGAACACCATCCTCAAGGCCTACGACGGCCGGTTCAAGGACATCTTCGCCGAGGTGTACGAGGCCGAGTTCGCCGCCGAGTTCGCCACCGCCGGCATCACCTACGAGCACCGGCTGATCGACGACATGGTGGCCGCCGCGCTCAAGTGGGAGGGCGGCTTCGTCTGGGCCTGTAAGAACTACGACGGTGACGTGCAGTCGGACACCGTCGCTCAGGGCTTCGGCTCGCTCGGTCTGATGACCTCGGTGCTGATGACCCCGGACGGCCGTACGGTCGAGGCCGAGGCGGCGCACGGCACTGTCACCCGGCACTACCGGCAGTGGCAGAAGGGCGAGAAGACCTCGACCAACCCGATCGCGTCGATCTTCGCCTGGACCCGGGGCCTGGCGCACCGGGGCAAGCTGGACGGCACTCCGGCGGTGACCGAGTTCGCCAACACCCTGGAGCAGGTCTGCATCGACACCGTCGAGGGCGGCCAGATGACCAAGGACCTGGCGCTGCTGATCGACCGCAACGCCCCGTGGCTGACCACCGACGAGTTCATGGCGGCTCTCGACAGCAACCTGGCAAAGCGCCTGAGCGCCTGAGCGCCGTCGGCACCGTCACCGGTGCCGACAGCGAATCGTTGAGCAGGATGGACGTGGTGCCAGTCGCGTCCAAAGGGGGTCGGGCGCTGGCGGTCGCCCTGAGCATCATGACGTCAGCGGTCGGTCCTCGGCTGTGAACCAGCAGCCTGCCGTCCCTTCCCTGCGGGGGGCCCTGTCCCGGGCCCCCCGCAACCACGTGCACCACCCTCCTGCACCACCCATGATCCCGACGATCTTGCACTTATCGACGGACAAATAAGACAAAAGCTCGCGATAAGTCCAAGATCGTCGAGGTAGTGGGGTGGGTGGGGTGGGGCGGTCAGTCGGCGACCTCGCGCAGTCGGGCGGCGGCCTGCTCGGGGCGGATGTCGTTGATGAACACCCCCATCGCCGACTCGGACCCGGCCAGGTACTTCAACTTGTCCGCCGCCCGCCGCACCGTGAACACCTGCAGATGCAGGTAGCCCAGTTCCCGCTCCACCCGTACCGGCGCCTGGTGCCAGGCGGCGATGTACCCGGTGCCCTGCGGGGTGTCGAAGAGGCGGTCGAACCGGCTCAGCACGTCCAGGTAGAGCGGGCCGAAGGCGTCCCGCTCGGCGTCGCTCAGCGCGGCGAGGTCCGGCACCTGCCGGTGCGGCGCCAGGTGCACCTCGTACGGCCAGCGGGCCGCCGCCGGCACGTACGCGGTCCACAGCTCGTTCGTCGCCACCACCCGCTCGCCGCTGGCCCGCTCGGCGGCCAGCACGTCGGCGTACAGGTTCCGCCCGCCGGTGGCGTCGGCGTGCCGGCGGGCGGCGGCCAGCAGCGCCCGGGTCCGCGGCGTCACGAACGGGTACGCGTAGATCTGCCCGTGCGGGTGGTGCAGGGTCACCCCGATCTCCACCCCCCGGTTCTCGAAGCAGAACACCTGCTCCACGCCCTCAAGCGTGGACAGTTCGGCGGTACGGTCGGCCAGCGCGTCGACGACGGTGCGTACCCGGGCCGGTGGCAGGGCGGCGAACGAGGTGTCGTGCCGGGCGGTGAAGCAGACCACCTCGCAGCGGCCGAGTCCGGGCCGGGTCGGGGTGAACGGGGTGATGCCGGGCTGGTCGTCGGCCGACGCGGCGTCAGCGTGAGCGGGAGCGGGAGTGCCGATCCGGTCACTCAGCGACGGGAAGCGGTTCTCGAAGACCACCACGTCGTAGTCGTCGGCCGGGATCTCGCTGGACCGGCCGGGCCGCGACGGGCACAGCGGGCACTGGTCGGTCGGCGGGAGGAACGTGCGGGTCTGCCGGTGCGCCGCGATCGCCACCCACTCGTCGGTGAGCGGGTCGTAGCGTAGCTCGGAGGCGGGTGGCGGTGGGGGCAGCTCGCGCAGGTCGGGGGAGTCGCGGACGGCGTCGTCGCGCTCGTCGAAGTAGATCAGCTCCCGCCCGTCGGCGAGTCGTACGGTACTGCGCTTCATCGGGGTTCCTATCGGTGTGGGTCGGCGATCAGCAGCTCGACGTCGTGCCCGGTGAGGGCGTCGCGGGCGGCGGCGGTCAGCCCGGCGTCGCAGACCAGCGACTGGGCCGCGGCCAGCGGGGCGATCGAGCAGATGCCGACGGTGTCCCACTTGGTGTGGTCGGCGAGCACGACCAGCCGGGCGGCCGCCGAGATCATCGCCCGGTTGGTCTCGGACTCCAGCAGGTTCGGCGTGGTGTACCCGGTCCGCTCGCTCATTCCGTGCACCCCGAGGAAGAGCAGGTCGACGTGCAGGTGGCGCAGCGCGGCGACGGCGACCGGTCCGACCAGCGCGTCCGACGGGGTCCGCACGCCGCCGGTGAGGATGACGGTGCGGTCGGTGCGGCCGTCGCGGTAGAACACGTCGGCGACCGGGATCGAGTTGGTCACCACGGTCAGCCCGGCGACGTCGACCAGCCGGCGGGCCAGCTCGACGGTGGTGGTGCCGGCGGACAACGCCACCGCGCTGCCCGGGGTGACCAGGGCGGCGGCGCGGGCCGCGATCGCCGCCTTCTCCGCCTGCTGACGGGCCGACTTCGCCGCGAAACCGGGTTCGTCGGCGGCACCGGGGTCGACCAGCGTCGCCCCGCCGTGCACCTTGGCCAGCAGGCCGCGTTCGGCGAGGATGTCCAGGTCACGGCGGATCGTCATGTCGGAGACGCCGAACTCGGCGGACAGGTCGCTGACCCGTACCCCGCCGGTGGCGCGGACCCGGTCCAGGATCGCCGACTGCCGCTGCGGGGCGAGCATCAGCGGGTACCGGCCCGCTGCCGGCGGCCGTCGACGCCGGGCCCGTCGACGCCGGGCCTGTCGATCGCCAAGGTCAGCCGCCGCACGACGCCTCCCACGTGCTCGAACCTAATCAAACAGATCCGAACACTATCGCGCAGTGCGGCCGAGTGGAAGAGGCCGCCCCACCGGCGACCGTGCCGCTGGCCGCCTGTCTCACCAGGTGGTGGCGTCCGGGTGCGGCGGCATCCGGCGCGGGGCATCGGCGGTACGCCACACCGGCGGGCGACCGAGCCAGTCGGCGAGCCGGGCGTCGTGCGGGGCGAAGTGGTCACCCAGTTCCCGCCGGATCCGGCCGGCCAGCGGCTCGACCACGGCGCCCTCGCCGACGGCCGGCGGCCCACCAGGGGCCGTCTGCGGTACGCCGAGCGGCGGCAACCCCAGAAAATCCAGCACCTCGGCGTAGACCCGCGCCGGTGCCGCCCACAGCCGCTCCGCCTCCACCACGTGGATCCGGTCCCGGCCGACCTGCCCGGCCAGCCGGCCGAGGTACGCGGCGTACTCGCCACGCTGGCGGTAGGCGTGGTGCTGGTGGGCGAAGCTGCGGTAGCCGGCCTCCACACCGAGCCGCTCCTCCTGGCCCCGTAGCCGCGCCGACTCCAGCGCCAGCGCGCGGGCGAACGACGGCTCCGGTTCGTGCCCGGCCGCCCGCTCCAGCCGGAAATGCGACCAGGCCCGGTCGACCGGGTTGCGAACCAGCACGAGCAGCCGCACGTCAGGCAGGTCCCGGGCGATCCGCACCGCCGCGTACGGGTGGTAGAGGTAGTACGGGCTGTTCTCGAAGGTGCCCGTCGGCCCGCCGTGCCGCCGTTGCAGCCGCCGGGCGGTGCGCTGCCGGGGGAAGTGTCCCCGGTACCAGTCGATGCCGCGCTCGTAGGAGACGTCGAAGAAGCTGACCCCGTCGCGGCGGGCCGCCCGCAGCACCAGCGGGTGGGCGGCGAGCAGCCGGTGCAACCCGGCGGTGCCACACCGGTGGCCGCCGCAGATCAGAAACGTCGGCAACACTCGGGCGGGTGCGGTCCACCGACCGTACGACCAGGGCCGGGCCGGCACGATCCGGGCCAACGGCGCGGGGATCCGGCTGCGTATCGGCATCGGCCTTCCCTTCCACGCGGTGCGGCTGAACACCTACGTGGAGGTCAACGCCGACGTGGGTCGCCGGGGACCGGCCGGGCGGGCTACTTCCCGTCATCTGGACAACCGGTGGGCGGGCCCGGGAAGTCTGGGCGGTGCCGGGCGTAGGGGCGGTGCGGTCAGGCCGGCTGCAGTCGGGGTTCCACCCAGCCGGTCTCGGTCAGATGGTGCAGCACCGCCTGCACGCCTGCCTCGATGCTCATTTCGCTGGTGTCGAGCACCAGATCGGCGTCGGTCGGCTCCTCGTACGGGTCGTCGACGCCGGTCATCCCGGTCAACTGGCCGGCGCGGGCCTTGGCGTACAGGCCTTTGCGGTCGCGGGCCTCGCAGATCTCCAGCGGCGTCGCCACCCAGACCAGCAGGAAGCCGGCCCCGGCCTCCGCCGCCATCTGCCGGGCAGCCGCCCGGGCCTGCGCGTACGGGGCGATCGGGCAGCAGATCGACACCCCGTGGTGACGGCCCACCTCGGCGGCGACCCAGGCGATCCGGCGCACGTTACGGTCCCGGTCGGCCTTGGAGAAGGTCAGCCCGGCCGACAGTTCCCGGCGTACCACGTCGCCGTCGAGCAGGGTGACGGTGCGGTCTCCGGACTCGCGCAGCGCGTCGGCGACCCCTCGGGCGATGGTCGACTTACCGGAGCCGGACAGCCCGGTGAAGAACACCACCAGCCCACGGTGGCGCCGGGGCGGCCGGGCCCGGGCCAACTCCCGCGCCACCGCCGGTGGGGTGTGCCACTCCGGCAGCGGGAAGCCCCGGTCGAGCAGGTCGTCGATCTCCTCCTGGCTCAACGCCAGGCGTCGGTTGCGCGGCGGGATGTCGTCGCGCCAGCGCCACTGCCCGTCCCGGTTGTCGTAGGCCAGCTCCCGGGGCACCAGCACCCGGGGGCCGCCGCCGGAGAGCATCTCGCCGGTGGAGAGTAGATGGGTGACGCCGTACGCGGCGGCCACCCGGGCCCGCAGCAGTGCGTCACGGATCTCGTCGCCGCGCCGGGTCAGCTGCACCGCGACCAGCGTCGCCGGCGGCATCCGGTCGCGGGCGGCGAAGACCGACCGGACCAGCACCTCGGGGGTCAGCCCGCTGATCCCGCCGTCGGCTACCGGAATCAGGATCAGCAGGTGCGCGGCCAGGGTACGGGCGGCGTGTGCGATCTGCGCCAACTGAGGGCGGTGCAACGGACGGTCGGCGATGACCCCGAGCACCCGCCCCGGCGGCAGCAGCGCGCGTACCTCCTCGGGGTTGCGGCGCAGCCGCTGGAACGGCCCGTGGACGCCGTCACCGAGCCGACGGACCCGGCCGCCGACGGCCGAGTAGCCGTCCCGGCTCGGCCAGGCGTCGACGACGTCCAGCGCCGCCACCGGAGCACCCTCGGTATCGGCCAGCACCAGCACCCGTTGCAGCGGGTTGGTCAGGTCGAGACCGGCGACGAGGCTGGCCGGCACCTCCAGGGTGACCGGCACCGGCCAGACCGTGCCGTCGGCCAGCCGGCCGCGGCTGCGCAGCGAGGTCAGGTCGGCACGGGTGTGGAAGCCGGTCAACGGGGCGTAGGCACCGGACAGGATCAGCTCAAGATCGGCCAGCTCGAACGGCCGCGGCGTGTACGCCGGCGCGTCCCGCAGCACGTCGTCAGGCAGCACCCAGCCGTCGGTCATCACACCCCCAATGGATCGGCTCACAGTTTCGCAGCCTGCCGGCCGTGGGTCGAGACTGGCACGGCGAGTTCTCTCGCCATCGCAGGATGTCGACGTCCGATCCGGGTCGAACCGGAACAAGGTTCGGCACCGATCGGCGCGGGCAACCTCTGACGGCGCGGCGGCGGACCACCCCTAGTGGCGGAGCGTGGGGTGCACCTCAGGGAACATTGAGGGGGAAACCCCATCCCACCAGGTGCCAGGTCTTTCTACGCTGACCGGGTGACTCTCATCGCGACCGAAGCGCTGACCAAGACGTACGGCGGGCGGGTGACGGCCCTGGCCGACCTTACCGTCGACGTGCAGCCCGGCATCGTCGGCCTGGTCGGCGCCAACGGCGCCGGCAAGTCGACCCTCATCAAGATCCTCCTCGGCCTGCTCGCGCCGACCAGCGGTCAGGCCCGCGTCCTCGGGCTCGACCCGACCACCGACACCGACGCGGTCCGTGCCCGGGTCGGCTACATGCCGGAGAACGACTGCCTGCCACCGGACCTCAGCGCCGCCGAATTCGTCACCCACCTGGGGCGGATCAGCGGGTTGCCGCGCGCCGCCGCCCGGGAACGGGCCTCCGAGGCACTGCGCCACGTCGGGCTCTACGAGGAGCGGTACCGCCAGATCGGCGGCTACTCCACCGGCATGAAACAACGGGTCAAGCTGGCCCAGGCGCTGGTGCACGACCCGGACCTGCTGCTGCTGGACGAGCCGACCAACGGCCTCGACCCGGCCGGCCGGGACGCCATGCTGGCCCTCATTCACCGCATCGGCTCCGAGTTCGGCATCTCGGTGGTGGTCTGCTCGCACCTGCTCGGCGAGGTGGAGCGGATCTGCGACTCGCTGATCGCCATCGACGGTGGTCGGCTGCTGCGCTCCGCTCAGCTCTCCGACATGACCACCACCAGCGACGTGCTCGCCATCGAGGTCAGCGAGGGCGCCGACGCGCTCGCCGCCCGGCTGGCCGCCGCCGACCTGCTGGTCACCCGGGAAGGGCAGCTGCTGCTGGTGCCGGTGCCCACCGACGGCGGCACAGACGTGTACGACCGGATCCTCACCGCGGTCGTCGACCTCGACCTGCCGCTGCACCGGCTCGACCAGCGCCGGCACCGGGTCGCCGAACTCTTCGCCACCACGGAGGACACCCGTGCCAACGTCTGATCAGCTCACCGCTGCCACCAGCGCGGCCCCGGCCAGGTCCCAGACCCCGGCCGGCGTCATCCATGACATCGGCTACCAGCGGTACGCCGGCACCCGGCTCGGCCGCCGGCACGTCGTCGGCGCGTTGTACGCGCACAGCCTGCGTACCGCCTTCGGGTTGGGCCGTAGCGCCAAGGCCAAGATCTTTCCCTGGTTCATCGTCGCCATCGTGGTGGCGGTCGCCGCCGGTCTGGTCGCCATCCGCGCCCAACTGGGCCAGGTGATCCTGCACTACGCCCAGTTCGCCGACGCGATGAGCTGGCTGGTGATCTTCTTCGTCGCGGTGGTCGCCCCGGAGCTGGTCTCCCGCGACCTGGGCAGCGGCGTACTGCCGCTGTACTTCTCCCGACCGCTACGCATCGCCGACTACCCGCTGGCCAAGTTCGCCGCACTGGCCACCGCCGTGTTCATGCTGCTCGGCGTACCGCAGCTGGTGATGTTCCTCGGCGGCGCCTTCACCACCGACACCGGCTGGTCCGGGGTGTGGAACGAAGTCACCGACCTGGCACCCGGCCTGGCGTACGCGCTGCTGTGGGCCGCCGTGTTCAGCGCCATCGGGCTGACGGTCGCCTCGGTCACCGGCAAGCGGGCCTTCGCCGCCGGCGGAGTCGTCGCCGTCTTCCTGATGACCACCCCGATCGTCGGGGTGCTGTCGGTGCTGCCGTCGGTCACCGCAAACCAGCTCGCCGGCCTGGCCGCCCCGTCCAGCCTGGTGCAGGGCACCGGCCTGTGGCTGTTCCGCGATGCGCTGATCACCGGTCCCGACGACCCCGGCGGCATCGGCATCGGCGACTTCGGCCCGGTGTACGGCCTGGTCACCGTCGTGTTGATCGCCGGCTGTGTCGCCGCCCTGCTCGCCCGCTACCGGAAGGCGGCCCGTCGATGACCATGCCAACCTCCACCACCGGCGCGACGCCGGCCACCCAGCCCACCCAGCCCACCCAGCCCACCGCGGCCGCCGCCGGTACGGCCGGGTCGGTGGCCGCCGGCACCGGCAGCGCCGTCGAACTGGCCGGGGTGTCCCGCTGGTACGGCAACGTCGTCGCCGTCAACGACATCAGCATGACCCTCGGTGCCGGCGTCACCGGCCTGCTCGGCCCCAACGGCGCCGGCAAGACCACCCTGCTGCACATGATGGCAGGCTTCCTCGCCCCGTCCCGGGGCAGCGTCACCGTCGACGGCGAACCGACCTGGCGCAACCCGGGCGTCTACCGCAAACTCGGGCTGGTCAGCGAACGCGAAGCGGTGCACGGCTTCCTCACCGCGTACGAGTTCGTCCTGGCCAGCGCCCGACTGCACGGCCTGCCGGACCCGGCGGCCGCCGCCCGACGGGCCATCGAACTGGTCGAGATGACCTCGGCGCAGGACCGGCGGATCGGCACCTACTCCAAGGGCATGCGCCAACGGACCCGGGTGGCCGCCGCCCTGGTGCACGACCCGGCGGTGCTGCTGCTCGACGAACCGTTCAACGGCATGGATCCGCGCCAGCGGATGCACATGATGACGTTGCTGCACTCGCTCGGCGACGCCGGCCGGACCATTCTGTTCAGCTCGCACATCCTGGAGGAGGTCGAGCAGGTCTCCGGCACCGTCCAGGTGATGGTGGCCGGCCGGCTGGCCGCCTCCGGCGACTTCCGGACCATCCGCCGGCTGATGACCAACCGACCGCACGTGTTCGCCGTGCAGTCCAGCGACGACCGGGCGTTGGCGGTGGCACTGCTGCGCCACGACTCGGTCACCGGCGTCGACCTGGTCAAGGGCGGCGGGCTCACCGTGCGGGCCGGCGACTACGGCAGCTTCACCCGTGCCCTGCCCCGGATCGCGCTCACCGAAGGGATCCGGGTGCACCGCCTGCTGCCGTCGGACGAATCCCTGGAGAGCGTCTTCTCCTACCTCGTGGAGGCCTGACCGCCGTGAACTCGACCATCATGTGGATCACCGCGCGCGGGCTGTTCGGCCGCCGCCGGTTCCTGCTCCTGCTGCCGCTACCGGCGCTGGTGATCGCCCTCGCGGTGCTCTGCCGGTCCCTCGGCGTCGCCCCGAGCAACTGGGCGCAGCCGGTGCTGATCGCGCTGGGCTTGGCCGTCGTGCTACCCGTCGTCGCGCTGATCGTCGGCACCGGAGTGCTCGGCTCGGAGATCGACGACGGCACCATCGTGCACGTGCTCAGCAAGCCGCTGCCGCGCTGGCAGATCGTGCTGCCGAAGCTGGCCGTCGCGGTCGGCGTCACCACGCTCACCGTGGCGGTGCCGCTCTACGTCGCCGGAGTGCTCGCCGAATCGGTCCGGCTCGGCCTGGCCCTGGCCGCGGCGAGCGCCCTGGGTGCGCTGGCGTACTCGGCGTTCTTCGTGGCGTTGAGCCTGGTCACCCGTAGGCCGGTGCTGCTCGGCCTGGTCTACGTCCTGGTCTGGGAAGGGCTGCTCGGCAACTTCGTCTCGGGCACCCGGGTGCTCTCCATCCAGCAGTACGTGATCACCTTCGCCGACCGGATCGCCGCCACCGCGCTCTTCGACGGTCAGGTGTCGGTCACCGTCTCGGCGATCATGACCGTGGTGATCGCGGTGCTGTTCACCCTGCTCGCCATCGACCGGCTCCGCTCGTTCAGCGTGGCTGGCGAAACCAGCTGAACCAGCTGAACCGGCCGTACCGAGCGGCTGCGCATCCGGGGGGTGCCCGTGCCGGCCGACCAGTCTCCCCACTGGTCGGCCGGCCCGGTGCGCGTCAGCTGTGGCCGCCGGCCGGGCAGGCTCAGCCGGTGTTGCGCATCCCGGCGGCGATGCCGTTGACCGTGGTCAGCAGGGCCCGCTCCAACGCGGTGTTGTCACTCGGCGCCCGACGCGCCCCCGGTGCGGTCGCCACCGTCCGGGTCGCCGCCCCCGACTCGCGGTACTGCCGCAGCAACGCCACCTGCAGGTGGTGCAGCGGCTCCAGGTAGGTGTCCCGCACGGCGAGCGTGCGCTGCAGCACGTTGTTGTTCTGCAGCAGACTCGACGACCCGGTGATCGCCAGCACCTCGCGTACCGTCCGCTCGTACTCGTCGGAGATCTTGTCGAAGATCGGCTGCAGCGGACCCGGCACCAGCGTCTCCACATAGCGCCGCGCGATGCTCAGATCGGTCTTGGTCAGCATCATCTCGACGTTCGACAGGAACGTGCGGAAGAAGTGCCACTGGTCGTACATCTCGCCGAGCACGTTCGACAGGCCCGCCTCGCGGGCGGCTGCCAGCCCGGACCCGACGCCGAACCAGCCGGGCACGATCTGGCGCGACTGGGTCCAGCCGAACACCCACGGGATCGCCCGCAGCCCACCCAGCCCGGCACCGGTGTTGGGCCGCTTCGCCGGCCGGGAACCGATGTTGAGCGCGCCCAGCAGCTCCGTCGGGGTCGCCGCCCAGAAGTACGCCGGCAGGTCCGGGTCCTCGACCAGCGACCGGTAACAGCGGAACGCCGAGTCGGAGACGACGTCCATCGCCGAGTCCCAGTTCTCCAGCAGCTCAAGCGGCTGGCGCGGCGCGGTGTGCAGCAGCGTCGCCTGCAGCACCGCCGCCACGGTCAGCTCCAGGTTTTCCCGGGCCAGGGCGGGGATCGTGTACTTGTCGGAGATCACCTCACCCTGCTCGGTCACCTTGATCGCGCCGTCGAGGGTGCCGTACGGCTGGGCCAGGATCGCCTCGTGCGTCGGCCCGCCGCCGCGACCGACCGTGCCGCCACGGCCGTGGAACAGCCGCAGCCGTACGCCGTGGCGCGCCGCGACGTCCCGCAACGCCCGCTGCGCCTTGTGAATCTTCCACTGGCTGGTGGTGATGCCGGCCTCCTTGTTGGAGTCGGAGTAGCCCAGCATCACCTCCTGCACCTCGCCACGCGCCCGCACGATCGCCCGGTACGCCGGCAGCGACAGCAGTTCGTCGAGCAGGTCGCCGCCGGCGTCCAGTTCCGCCGGGGTCTCCAGCAGCGGCACGAAACCGACCCGGGCCTGCCCGGTGTGCACGTCGACCAGCCCGGCCTCGCGGGCCAGCACCGCCGCCGCGAGGACGTCGTCGCAGCCCAGCGTCATCGAGATGATGTACGACTCGACGACCTCCGGACCGAACCGCTGCTGCGCCTCGCGGATCGTGCTGAACACGGTGAACGTCTTACGCGCCGACTCGGTCAACGGGGTGTCGATACTGGACAGCGGGCGGCGCCCGGTCAGCTCGTCGGCCAGCAGCTTCGTCCGCTCGGGGCGGCTCAACGAGTTGTAGTCGGGCACCTCGCCGACC harbors:
- a CDS encoding ABC transporter permease subunit, yielding MWITARGLFGRRRFLLLLPLPALVIALAVLCRSLGVAPSNWAQPVLIALGLAVVLPVVALIVGTGVLGSEIDDGTIVHVLSKPLPRWQIVLPKLAVAVGVTTLTVAVPLYVAGVLAESVRLGLALAAASALGALAYSAFFVALSLVTRRPVLLGLVYVLVWEGLLGNFVSGTRVLSIQQYVITFADRIAATALFDGQVSVTVSAIMTVVIAVLFTLLAIDRLRSFSVAGETS
- a CDS encoding NADP-dependent isocitrate dehydrogenase; the encoded protein is MAKIKVTNPVVELDGDEMTRIIWKQIREQLILPYLDVDLHYYDLSIQYRDETDDQVTVDAANAIKQHGVGVKCATITPDEARVEEFGLKKMWRSPNGTIRNILGGVVFREPIIMSNVPRLVPGWTKPIIIGRHAHGDQYKASDFVVPGPGTVTITYTPADGSAPVEMEVANFPGGGVAMGMYNFDESIRDFARASLRYGLDRGYPVYLSTKNTILKAYDGRFKDIFAEVYEAEFAAEFATAGITYEHRLIDDMVAAALKWEGGFVWACKNYDGDVQSDTVAQGFGSLGLMTSVLMTPDGRTVEAEAAHGTVTRHYRQWQKGEKTSTNPIASIFAWTRGLAHRGKLDGTPAVTEFANTLEQVCIDTVEGGQMTKDLALLIDRNAPWLTTDEFMAALDSNLAKRLSA
- a CDS encoding DeoR/GlpR family DNA-binding transcription regulator; this translates as MLAPQRQSAILDRVRATGGVRVSDLSAEFGVSDMTIRRDLDILAERGLLAKVHGGATLVDPGAADEPGFAAKSARQQAEKAAIAARAAALVTPGSAVALSAGTTTVELARRLVDVAGLTVVTNSIPVADVFYRDGRTDRTVILTGGVRTPSDALVGPVAVAALRHLHVDLLFLGVHGMSERTGYTTPNLLESETNRAMISAAARLVVLADHTKWDTVGICSIAPLAAAQSLVCDAGLTAAARDALTGHDVELLIADPHR
- the ppc gene encoding phosphoenolpyruvate carboxylase, whose amino-acid sequence is MTELSANPMPDAPQTDAATLDATRLDTTLDASGSSQEQEGPDAALRADIRRLGTLLGQTLARQEGQPLLDLVEEIRAQVRSDAEAAANRLSAMDVTTGTKLARAFSTYFHLANITEQVHRARDLRRRRATEGGWLDKAATLISERGVSADEIAAAARRLAVRPVFTAHPTEAARRSILSKLRAVADELDVEMTEAVLYGASEHTSASSRRLAELLDLLWQTDELRLDRPDPTDEARNAVYYLRDLYADAAPQVLDDLADTLRRLGVETSPTSRPLTFGSWIGGDRDGNPYVTPAVTRDVLMIQHEHGIQATDAAMDALISEVSVSRRLRGVSLDLSASLAKDLDALPEVAQRFRRTNAEEPYRLKARCVKAKLANTRLRLNQGTAHVPGRDYQGSDELLADLELMRASLARNAGQLTAVGKLASAIRTVAAFGLHLATLDVREHAEAHHAVLAQMYARVGEVPDYNSLSRPERTKLLADELTGRRPLSSIDTPLTESARKTFTVFSTIREAQQRFGPEVVESYIISMTLGCDDVLAAAVLAREAGLVDVHTGQARVGFVPLLETPAELDAGGDLLDELLSLPAYRAIVRARGEVQEVMLGYSDSNKEAGITTSQWKIHKAQRALRDVAARHGVRLRLFHGRGGTVGRGGGPTHEAILAQPYGTLDGAIKVTEQGEVISDKYTIPALARENLELTVAAVLQATLLHTAPRQPLELLENWDSAMDVVSDSAFRCYRSLVEDPDLPAYFWAATPTELLGALNIGSRPAKRPNTGAGLGGLRAIPWVFGWTQSRQIVPGWFGVGSGLAAAREAGLSNVLGEMYDQWHFFRTFLSNVEMMLTKTDLSIARRYVETLVPGPLQPIFDKISDEYERTVREVLAITGSSSLLQNNNVLQRTLAVRDTYLEPLHHLQVALLRQYRESGAATRTVATAPGARRAPSDNTALERALLTTVNGIAAGMRNTG
- the galT gene encoding galactose-1-phosphate uridylyltransferase; amino-acid sequence: MKRSTVRLADGRELIYFDERDDAVRDSPDLRELPPPPPASELRYDPLTDEWVAIAAHRQTRTFLPPTDQCPLCPSRPGRSSEIPADDYDVVVFENRFPSLSDRIGTPAPAHADAASADDQPGITPFTPTRPGLGRCEVVCFTARHDTSFAALPPARVRTVVDALADRTAELSTLEGVEQVFCFENRGVEIGVTLHHPHGQIYAYPFVTPRTRALLAAARRHADATGGRNLYADVLAAERASGERVVATNELWTAYVPAAARWPYEVHLAPHRQVPDLAALSDAERDAFGPLYLDVLSRFDRLFDTPQGTGYIAAWHQAPVRVERELGYLHLQVFTVRRAADKLKYLAGSESAMGVFINDIRPEQAAARLREVAD
- the cysC gene encoding adenylyl-sulfate kinase translates to MTDGWVLPDDVLRDAPAYTPRPFELADLELILSGAYAPLTGFHTRADLTSLRSRGRLADGTVWPVPVTLEVPASLVAGLDLTNPLQRVLVLADTEGAPVAALDVVDAWPSRDGYSAVGGRVRRLGDGVHGPFQRLRRNPEEVRALLPPGRVLGVIADRPLHRPQLAQIAHAARTLAAHLLILIPVADGGISGLTPEVLVRSVFAARDRMPPATLVAVQLTRRGDEIRDALLRARVAAAYGVTHLLSTGEMLSGGGPRVLVPRELAYDNRDGQWRWRDDIPPRNRRLALSQEEIDDLLDRGFPLPEWHTPPAVARELARARPPRRHRGLVVFFTGLSGSGKSTIARGVADALRESGDRTVTLLDGDVVRRELSAGLTFSKADRDRNVRRIAWVAAEVGRHHGVSICCPIAPYAQARAAARQMAAEAGAGFLLVWVATPLEICEARDRKGLYAKARAGQLTGMTGVDDPYEEPTDADLVLDTSEMSIEAGVQAVLHHLTETGWVEPRLQPA
- a CDS encoding ABC transporter permease, translating into MHDIGYQRYAGTRLGRRHVVGALYAHSLRTAFGLGRSAKAKIFPWFIVAIVVAVAAGLVAIRAQLGQVILHYAQFADAMSWLVIFFVAVVAPELVSRDLGSGVLPLYFSRPLRIADYPLAKFAALATAVFMLLGVPQLVMFLGGAFTTDTGWSGVWNEVTDLAPGLAYALLWAAVFSAIGLTVASVTGKRAFAAGGVVAVFLMTTPIVGVLSVLPSVTANQLAGLAAPSSLVQGTGLWLFRDALITGPDDPGGIGIGDFGPVYGLVTVVLIAGCVAALLARYRKAARR
- a CDS encoding sulfotransferase domain-containing protein; this encodes MPIRSRIPAPLARIVPARPWSYGRWTAPARVLPTFLICGGHRCGTAGLHRLLAAHPLVLRAARRDGVSFFDVSYERGIDWYRGHFPRQRTARRLQRRHGGPTGTFENSPYYLYHPYAAVRIARDLPDVRLLVLVRNPVDRAWSHFRLERAAGHEPEPSFARALALESARLRGQEERLGVEAGYRSFAHQHHAYRQRGEYAAYLGRLAGQVGRDRIHVVEAERLWAAPARVYAEVLDFLGLPPLGVPQTAPGGPPAVGEGAVVEPLAGRIRRELGDHFAPHDARLADWLGRPPVWRTADAPRRMPPHPDATTW
- a CDS encoding ABC transporter ATP-binding protein; amino-acid sequence: MTLIATEALTKTYGGRVTALADLTVDVQPGIVGLVGANGAGKSTLIKILLGLLAPTSGQARVLGLDPTTDTDAVRARVGYMPENDCLPPDLSAAEFVTHLGRISGLPRAAARERASEALRHVGLYEERYRQIGGYSTGMKQRVKLAQALVHDPDLLLLDEPTNGLDPAGRDAMLALIHRIGSEFGISVVVCSHLLGEVERICDSLIAIDGGRLLRSAQLSDMTTTSDVLAIEVSEGADALAARLAAADLLVTREGQLLLVPVPTDGGTDVYDRILTAVVDLDLPLHRLDQRRHRVAELFATTEDTRANV
- a CDS encoding ABC transporter ATP-binding protein; the protein is MTMPTSTTGATPATQPTQPTQPTAAAAGTAGSVAAGTGSAVELAGVSRWYGNVVAVNDISMTLGAGVTGLLGPNGAGKTTLLHMMAGFLAPSRGSVTVDGEPTWRNPGVYRKLGLVSEREAVHGFLTAYEFVLASARLHGLPDPAAAARRAIELVEMTSAQDRRIGTYSKGMRQRTRVAAALVHDPAVLLLDEPFNGMDPRQRMHMMTLLHSLGDAGRTILFSSHILEEVEQVSGTVQVMVAGRLAASGDFRTIRRLMTNRPHVFAVQSSDDRALAVALLRHDSVTGVDLVKGGGLTVRAGDYGSFTRALPRIALTEGIRVHRLLPSDESLESVFSYLVEA